One Euphorbia lathyris chromosome 1, ddEupLath1.1, whole genome shotgun sequence DNA segment encodes these proteins:
- the LOC136232022 gene encoding F-box/kelch-repeat protein SKIP11-like, with protein MLEESNIGSKDLAASREHASRVGEESSNKRSLEGGEDCALKKALRQDEQEENQHQPEALHALSVVQLDQPNNQHENGSDSTSLINQLGRELTISCLAYCSRIDYGNIALLNKSFNALIKSGQLYKIRRSMGIIEHWIYFSCSLLEWEAFDPIHCRWKRLPRMLTSECFMCSDKESLAVGTELLVFGKEIQSHIIYRYSILTNEWTSGMKMNTPRCLFGSASAGGIGILAGGCDINGKILNSVELYNSDTRTWSMIPSMNTARKMCSGVFMDGKFYVIGGIGPQNGTSITSGEVYDLETKKWREIPNMCPPRKAGTPIAIEAPPLVAVVNNEMYAVDHAEREVLKYHKEKNEWSILGKLPGEAASMNGWGLAFRACGDRLIVIGAPITYGGGMIELNSWVPNEGPPQWNVIARKRSGSFVYNCAVMGC; from the coding sequence ATGTTGGAGGAATCTAACATCGGCTCAAAGGATTTGGCAGCCTCGCGCGAGCATGCTAGCCGTGTCGGTGAAGAGTCGTCCAACAAACGCTCATTGGAAGGAGGCGAAGATTGTGCATTAAAGAAGGCACTCAGGCAGGATGAACAAGAAGAGAATCAACATCAACCAGAGGCTCTTCATGCTCTTTCGGTTGTGCAACTTGATCAGCCGAACAACCAGCATGAGAATGGATCAGATTCCACTTCACTTATCAATCAACTCGGTCGAGAATTAACCATAAGTTGTCTTGCATATTGCTCAAGGATTGACTATGGCAACATTGCTTTACTGAATAAAAGCTTCAATGCCCTAATTAAAAGTGGTCAATTGTATAAAATTAGGCGATCAATGGGAATAATTGAGCATTGGATATACTTCTCTTGCAGCCTACTTGAATGGGAGGCCTTCGATCCTATTCATTGCCGATGGAAGCGTTTGCCAAGAATGCTTACCAGTGAATGCTTTATGTGTTCTGATAAGGAATCTCTGGCTGTTGGTACCGAACTCCTCGTTTTCGGAAAGGAAATCCAGTCCCACATTATATACCGTTACAGCATTTTAACCAACGAATGGACATCTGGGATGAAGATGAACACGCCTCGATGCTTGTTCGGATCTGCCAGTGCAGGGGGAATCGGGATTTTAGCCGGTGGTTGTGATATAAATGGCAAGATTTTGAACTCGGTGGAGCTTTATAATTCAGACACTAGAACATGGAGTATGATTCCAAGCATGAACACGGCCAGGAAAATGTGTTCCGGAGTATTTATGGATGGGAAGTTTTATGTTATCGGCGGTATCGGGCCACAGAACGGAACTTCGATTACATCTGGAGAGGTGTATGATTTGGAAACAAAGAAGTGGCGGGAGATACCGAACATGTGCCCTCCGCGTAAGGCTGGAACGCCTATTGCAATTGAGGCGCCTCCTTTAGTTGCAGTGGTGAATAATGAGATGTATGCGGTTGATCATGCTGAAAGGGAGGTGCTAAAATATCACAAGGAGAAAAATGAGTGGAGCATACTAGGAAAACTGCCTGGTGAGGCAGCTTCGATGAACGGATGGGGACTGGCGTTTCGGGCATGCGGGGATCGTCTGATCGTTATCGGGGCGCCTATAACTTATGGTGGGGGAATGATTGAGCTGAATTCCTGGGTTCCAAATGAAGGCCCCCCGCAATGGAATGTGATTGCAAGAAAACGTTCAGGCAGCTTTGTGTATAATTGTGCTGTCATGGGATGCTGA